A window of the Fusarium poae strain DAOMC 252244 chromosome 3, whole genome shotgun sequence genome harbors these coding sequences:
- a CDS encoding hypothetical protein (TransMembrane:1 (i78-97o)) gives MSPRRSERLRDFGHDSGDHHDHGEETDSDSDDGHPLGGSSATTVTSNSTPNMASDSEIIGLSKVNLSETAGHRWARNFYLSHVILGLMLALMARLILFGQHSTPPVIEVIQLDAMAINFSRRVHNILPRLTLVADKTSSLPAGLNTLDSPFGTTRLGVVELVRRLSHSTASDIKDATQRSDIPRMNLVSYEKVLDAERLVDVHAEAAQKAWGYIAWLPRDWLTMDLDSDLPWWRVYQTFWCGGTLDALSSLEQTLESITVEQNDPFFHRVNITPSHYSHRLPAKLTPMAEWVLQFYSKRFKADRWMGGSCAFLSKCSRLSDDDFIYPACYALWTENTFDLQQHFERTARRTPAKLGPPYPSIEPEVFMVARSVVGLYVAAMQMVAQNCVFL, from the coding sequence ATGAGTCCCAGACGAAGTGAAAGACTGCGAGACTTCGGTCACGACTCCGGTGACCATCATGATCATGGAGAAGAGACCGATAGTGACAGTGACGATGGACATCCCCTCGGTGGATCCAGCGCTACAACAGTGACCAGCAATTCGACACCAAACATGGCATCTGACAGCGAGATAATCGGACTGTCCAAAGTCAATCTCTCAGAAACTGCAGGTCATCGCTGGGCCAGGAACTTTTATTTATCCCACGTCATCCTTGGTTTGATGTTAGCGCTAATGGCACGACTCATCTTGTTCGGTCAACATTCTACGCCGCCTGTCATCGAAGTAATCCAACTTGATGCAATGGCCATCAACTTCTCTCGCCGTGTCCATAATATCCTCCCTAGACTCACTTTAGTCGCTGACAAAACTTCTTCTCTACCTGCCGGCTTGAACACTCTCGATTCCCCTTTTGGAACTACTCGTCTCGGTGTAGTTGAGCTAGTCCGCAGGCTCAGCCACTCTACCGCATCTGACATCAAAGACGCAACGCAGAGATCTGACATACCACGCATGAATCTTGTGTCGTATGAGAAGGTCCTTGATGCGGAACGACTTGTCGACGTACATGCTGAGGCCGCTCAAAAGGCTTGGGGATATATCGCTTGGCTACCTAGGGATTGGCTCACCATGGATCTTGACTCCGATTTACCGTGGTGGAGGGTATATCAGACTTTCTGGTGCGGCGGCACACTTGACGCTCTCTCCAGTCTTGAACAGACATTGGAGAGCATTACCGTCGAACAGAATGACCCATTCTTCCATCGTGTTAATATAACCCCGAGTCATTACTCCCATCGACTACCAGCAAAACTTACACCGATGGCGGAATGGGTTCTCCAGTTTTATTCGAAGCGCTTCAAAGCCGATCGCTGGATGGGCGGGTCCTGCGCCTTTCTCTCAAAATGCTCTCGATTGTCAGATGATGACTTTATTTACCCAGCCTGTTATGCCTTGTGGACGGAAAATACCTTCGATTTGCAACAACACTTTGAACGCACCGCCAGACGTACCCCGGCGAAACTTGGACCTCCCTATCCTTCTATCGAGCCCGAAGTGTTTATGGTTGCGAGAAGCGTGGTGGGCTTATATGTGGCTGCGATGCAAATGGTGGCACAAAACTGTGTCTttttatga
- a CDS encoding hypothetical protein (TransMembrane:2 (i135-152o158-177i)) encodes MDCDNHAVGDSTALVSSHQTVQARGSSGVAFWNELSAYRATYSVYVLFEADRRSANYQMNKYFNYLERLPTSITELNENGMCQELSTRDGLEARRNMWRLKIAQDTAVEDLKNLIENLDKIKEQEKSEKRTNSPAALIAWTVACSILAFAVPHEVSSSAFKIGGLGGMLLFAVRLLWKPSSLESLDPVQHKLEGLLQSFQDGTMQYRDRNEVLIAKLNPLHYLQREQDCETLTGCLPRDFSSGMN; translated from the exons ATGGATTGCGATAATCATGCAGTAGGCGACAGTACCGCCCTTGTCAGCTCACACCAAACTGTCCAAGCCAGAGGTAGCTCTGGTGTGGCATTCTGGAATGAACTCTCTGCGTACCGGGCCACGTACAGTGTCTACGTGCTGTTTGAGGCCGACAGGCGATCCGCAAACTATCAAATgaataagtattttaattatctGGAACGGCTTCCGACCTCCATTACTGAGCTCAACGAGAATGGCATGTGCCAAG AGCTTTCTACCCGTGATGGCTTGGAAGCGAGGAGGAATATGTGGCGCTTGAAGATTGCACAAGACACCGCGGTCGAGGATCTGAAGAATCTGATCGAGAACCTTGACAAGATCAAAGAGCAGGAAAAGTCTGAAAAGAGAACCAACTCTCCAGCCGCCCTGATCGCATG GACGGTGGCGTGCTCCATCCTTGCCTTTGCTGTCCCACACGAGGTGTCATCCTCTGCCTTTAAAATTGGAGGACTCGGTGGCATGCTACTCTTTGCTGTTCGTCTGCTATGGAAGCCGTCGTCATTGGAATCGTTAGATCCCGTTCAGCATAAGCTTGAAGGACTGTTGCAGTCCTTCCAGGACGGAACAATGCAATATCGTGATCGGAACGAGGTTTTGATCGCGAAATTGAATC CTCTCCATTACCTGCAGCGTGAGCAAGACTGCGAAACCCTCACTGGCTGTTTGCCGCGCGACTTCAGCTCTGGCATGAACTAG
- a CDS encoding hypothetical protein (TransMembrane:1 (o38-62i)), producing MPEPSFWDLFSARGPSGPLVLRRSSPYNHFHVFRILRLIFWTWFTILNLFFFGEVFGIRYVLYKSLIIERQSRILSSTLSPDVIPMSTQILHDHATWRETLVPILTTVYKIRPETLLPVLDEQLGEIRRGLGEWDGGSLPGYESKLREDMVEILSSVPRSKTWKDLSSEAAVLLAGGSPRYYAWRIRHDSTPNDKVKSLYVYWAETKQKNFAVLEHLETLDAGFRRLQDLEKILMRAREALLAQKGKIKRKRGLTVKSDPKFLDAVNFTLEQITPQTTALGHAISRAVTTFHTLHANISRQESLWAQHTNGIWGVIEADVPDVLESQADQGEAAWRSIRDEPDEAWVRKNEERLAGVEMGYLRA from the coding sequence TCGTATTCTCCGCCTCATCTTCTGGACCTGGTTCACCATCCTCAACCTCTTCTTTTTTGGGGAGGTGTTTGGCATCAGATACGTGTTGTACAAGTCTCTCATCATTGAACGTCAATCAAGGATTCTCTCTTCGACATTATCTCCAGATGTTATTCCCATGTCAACACAAATCCTGCACGATCACGCCACATGGCGCGAAACTCTTGTGCCTATCCTCACCACCGTTTACAAAATTAGGCCGGAAACGCTGCTCCCAGTTCTCGATGAACAACTAGGCGAAATCAGAAGAGGTCTCGGAGAGTGGGACGGAGGGAGTCTCCCAGGGTATGAGTCAAAGCTGCGCGAGGATATGGTGGAAATACTCAGCAGCGTTCCTCGGTCCAAGACGTGGAAAGATTTGTCAAGCGAAGCAGCTGTGCTTTTGGCTGGCGGATCACCTCGCTACTACGCTTGGCGGATACGCCATGACAGTACGCCAAATGACAAAGTCAAGAGTCTTTATGTGTACTGGGCCGAGACAAAGCAAAAAAACTTTGCCGTACTTGAACATCTCGAGACGTTGGACGCTGGTTTCCGACGTTTGCAAGACCTTGAGAAGATTCTGATGCGGGCGCGTGAAGCGTTGCTCGCACAAAAAGGAAAAATCAAGAGGAAAAGAGGTTTAACAGTTAAATCGGACCCCAAGTTTTTAGATGCAGTCAATTTTACACTGGAACAAATCACACCCCAGACAACCGCCCTGGGGCATGCTATCTCACGGGCTGTCACCACGTTTCACACACTCCACGCGAACATCTCCCGACAGGAGAGTCTATGGGCGCAGCACACAAACGGAATATGGGGAGTTATTGAGGCTGATGTGCCGGATGTTTTGGAATCTCAGGCTGACCAAGGAGAAGCGGCTTGGCGTTCAATTAGGGATGAGCCGGATGAAGCATGGGTTCGGAAAAACGAAGAGAGGCTCGCGGGTGTGGAGATGGGTTACTTGAGAGCGTGA